A DNA window from Malus domestica chromosome 12, GDT2T_hap1 contains the following coding sequences:
- the LOC139189910 gene encoding F-box/kelch-repeat protein At3g06240-like, whose amino-acid sequence MRANIGWLKKLRLRRRRKHTLLTDLPFEILVNILSRLPVKSLYHIRRLSKMLKNIVDDQSFVTLHTRLLTATNAVAEVPQLILIDNIGMASLAAVQLFEYDGNSSLKERKHAIVSEIGFDSFNAPIVQQFVFCNLFCFTVGNFCILFDPFKGQVLPLPMSDVPVPVELGYDVYSMGFDDLTSTHKIIRVSADMQNNIVAQVLVLGTSSWRKIRSVPPYDLSSTNLSVNGDMHWLLQRIDNYLTKRESRITSFDFKKEEFYCTPHPIQTRWNMHLFILRGCMAFMAVTGTHVEIWALKNYEKKEWTLEYAIDLRVHGHTLRDYSWIAGCGQWEHGIFFLDSDDSALFFDVRCHSIKHATYPMLFPRDPVVASNASVHSCTLSLIALEHYGNVIDQEHIVSAIYSESGEVKWTFKKNVIQPEEHYWKGKTFKRIVETLLKQK is encoded by the coding sequence ATGAGAGCCAATATTGGTTGGTTGAAGAAGCTTAGACTGAGACGACGCCGGAAGCACACCTTGTTAACTGACCTACCTTTTGAAATCCTCGTCAACATCCTTTCGAGACTGCCTGTAAAGTCACTTTATCACATTCGACGTTTGTCCAAGATGTTGAAGAACATAGTTGACGACCAGTCTTTCGTTACACTTCACACGCGGTTACTTACTGCTACCAATGCTGTTGCTGAAGTACCTCAACTTATACTTATTGATAACATCGGCATGGCTTCTTTAGCGGCAGTACAATTATTCGAATACGATGGCAACTCCTCCTTGAAAGAGAGAAAACATGCAATTGTCTCAGAGATTGGATTCGACAGTTTCAACGCTCCAATCGTTCAACAATTTGTTTTCTGCAACTTGTTTTGCTTTACAGTTGGGAACTTCTGCATCTTATTTGATCCTTTTAAGGGACAAGTTTTACCACTCCCGATGAGTGACGTCCCAGTTCCCGTAGAACTCGGTTATGATGTGTACAGTATGGGATTTGATGATTTAACCAGCACCCATAAAATTATTCGTGTTTCTGCAGATATGCAGAACAATATCGTGGCCCAAGTTCTTGTCTTGGGCACAAGCTCGTGGCGGAAGATACGCTCAGTTCCTCCTTACGATTTAAGCTCCACAAATTTATCTGTAAACGGAGACATGCATTGGTTGCTTCAACGGATCGACAATTACTTAACTAAAAGAGAGAGCCGTATAACTTCTTTCGACTTCAAGAAAGAGGAGTTCTATTGCACTCCCCATCCTATTCAAACAAGGTGGAATATGCATCTATTTATTCTGAGAGGCTGTATGGCGTTTATGGCCGTCACAGGTACGCATGTTGAGATATGGGCgctaaaaaattatgaaaaaaaagagTGGACGCTTGAATACGCCATAGATCTTCGGGTTCATGGTCATACGCTCAGGGATTATTCGTGGATTGCTGGTTGTGGTCAGTGGGAGCATGGCATTTTTTTCTTGGATTCTGACGACAGTGCATTGTTTTTCGACGTAAGATGTCATTCCATAAAACATGCGACATATCCAATGTTATTTCCGAGAGACCCGGTGGTGGCCAGTAACGCTAGTGTTCACAGTTGTACTCTGAGCTTGATTGCCCTCGAACACTATGGCAATGTGATTGACCAAGAACACATCGTGTCCGCTATTTATTCGGAATCTGGCGAGGTTAAATGGACCTTCAAGAAAAATGTTATCCAACCTGAAGAACATTACTGGAAAGGTAAAACTTTCAAACGGATTGTGGAAACACTCTTGAAGCAGAAGTAG
- the LOC103451255 gene encoding putative F-box protein At3g21120 — translation MRANIAWLKKFRLRRRGKHTNLTDLPLDILVNILTRLPVKSLYRIRRSSKILKNIVDDQSFLTLHTWLVTATNAVAEVPQLILITNIGVTSFAAVQLFEYDGNSSLEKSKHAVVSEIGLTVNPWSNRRFVFCNLFFFTVENLSKYESPYAVLFDPFKVEVLPLPMIDVQDPKERYGVYGMGFDHLTSTHKIIRVYVNTQNNMEAQVIVLGTSSWRKIRSVPPYLLSTSTRLLSANGDMHWLIHLVDEFSNKTESHIISFDFKKEEFYCTPHPIQSTRNMHLFILRGCMAFMAITGTEVEIWMLKNYERKEWTREYAIDLRVHGRTLEDYSRIAGCGQWEHGIFFLDSRRNALFFDVRCDSIKDVTYPMLCPRPRSPVVNIVPSIHSCTPGLISLKHYGNVIDQEQMLFGVNNIWNPASSNGLKKKCYSIRRTLPEA, via the coding sequence ATGAGAGCCAATATTGCTTGGTTGAAGAAGTTTAGACTGAGACGACGCGGGAAACACACCAACTTAACTGACTTACCTTTAGACATCCTCGTCAATATCCTTACGAGACTACCTGTAAAGTCACTTTATCGCATTCGACGTTCATCTAAGATCTTGAAGAACATAGTTGACGACCAGTCTTTCCTTACACTTCACACATGGTTAGTTACTGCTACCAATGCTGTTGCTGAAGTACCTCAACTTATACTTATTACTAACATCGGCGTGACTTCTTTTGCGGCTGTACAATTATTCGAATACGATGGCAACTCCTCTTTGGAAAAGAGCAAACATGCAGTTGTCTCAGAGATTGGACTCACAGTCAATCCTTGGAGCAATCGACGATTTGTTTTCTGCAACTTGTTTTTCTTCACCGTTGAGAACTTATCAAAGTATGAAAGCCCGTACGCTGTCTTATTTGATCCTTTTAAGGTAGAAGTTCTGCCGCTACCAATGATTGACGTCCAAGATCCCAAAGAACGCTATGGTGTGTATGGTATGGGATTTGATCATTTAACCAGCACCCATAAAATTATTCGTGTTTATGTAAATACCCAAAACAATATGGAGGCCCAAGTTATTGTCTTGGGCACAAGCTCTTGGCGGAAGATACGCTCAGTTCCTCCTTATCTTTTAAGTACATCAACAAGATTATTATCTGCAAATGGAGACATGCATTGGTTGATTCATCTGGTCGACGAATTCTCAAATAAAACGGAAAGTCATATAATTTCTTTCGACTTCAAGAAAGAGGAGTTCTATTGCACTCCACATCCTATTCAATCAACGCGGAATATGCACCTATTTATTCTGAGAGGATGTATGGCATTTATGGCCATCACAGGTACGGAGGTTGAGATATGGATGCTGAAAAACTATGAAAGAAAAGAGTGGACGCGTGAATATGCCATAGATCTTCGGGTTCATGGTCGTACATTGGAGGATTATTCGAGGATTGCTGGTTGTGGTCAGTGGGAGCATGGCATTTTTTTCTTAGATTCTCGCCGAAATGCATTGTTTTTCGATGTAAGATGTGATTCCATCAAAGATGTGACCTATCCAATGTTATGTCCTCGTCCTAGAAGCCCAGTGGTGAATATTGTGCCTAGTATTCACAGTTGTACTCCGGGTCTGATTTCCCTCAAACACTATGGCAATGTGATTGACCAAGAACAAATGTTGTTCGGTGTTAATAATATTTGGAATCCGGCGAGTTCAAATggacttaaaaaaaaatgctattCAATCAGAAGAACATTACCGGAAGCGTAA